AGGTGAGGAATGGCAAGGCGGGCAACGGTTTCTTCGTCAGCAGCCTTCATGTAGCGGTTGTTGATCCATTCCAATTTCTTATTATCAAAGGCAGCCGGTGACTTGCTTAAGCGGTTAGGGTCAAAGATTTCAATGAATTCTTCCTTGGAGAAGATTTCTTCTTCCCCTTTTGGTGACCAACCCAGTAGAGCGATAAAGTTAAAGATCGCTTCGGGGAGGTAACCAAGATCACGGTATTGTTCAATAAATTGAATAATGGAACCGTCACGCTTGGATAATTTCTTCCCGGTTTCAGCACTGGTAATCAAGGACATGTGACCAAAGACAGGCGCTTCCCAGCCTAAAGCTTGGTAGATCATGATTTGTTTAGGGGTGTTAGACAAGTGGTCATCCCCACGTAAAACATGGGTAATTTCCATCAAGTGGTCGTCAACCACCACAGCGAAATTATAGGTTGGGGACTTATCTTTCTTCCAGATAATAAAGTCGCCACCAATATCTTCAGAGTGGATGCTGACCTCTCCTTTAACCATGTCGTCAAAGGTGTAAGTTTCCCCTTCTGGGATCCGGAAACGGACGGTTTCAGGGCGTCCTTCGTCTCGAGCAGCTTGGATGTCTTCATCCGAACGATCGCGCCAGGTGCCTTCATAGTGTGGCATGATCCCCGCTGCTTTTTGAGCTTGGCGGGCAGCTTCTAATTCTTCTTCGGTATCAAAGGCATAGTAAGCGTCCCCTTGTTCGATCAATTGGTCAATGTATTTTTGGTAGATATCGTAACGTTCGGATTGGCGGTAAGGGCCGTATTGACCTGGATTTTCTGGACTTTCATCCCAATCCAAACCTAACCATTTCAAGTTGTCAATTTGGCTCTTTTCACCATCCGCCACATTCCGTTTTTTATCGGTGTCTTCAATACGGATAATGAAGTCGCCACCTTCGTGACGGGCGAATAAGTAGTTAAACAAAGCGGTACGCGCATTGCCAATGTGTAAGTAGCCTGTTGGACTTGGCGCATAGCGCACTCTGATCTTATCGGACATAAATTTAGCCATCTCCTCTTGTCTGTAAAGATTTCAATCGTTTCTATTCTACCATAAGTTGACCCCGCATTAAAATGAATGGGCCAAAATGCAAGTAAAAATTGTCTTTCAGGATCGTTCAAGCTACCTAAAGTGATTCATCAAGCCATCAAAGCGTCACTTTAGTCCTTTAAGGTCACTTGGGCGACCTTATCCCCTGCTTTAACAGCTTTGGGTTCTTCCACTTCTAGAGATTCCACTTGGTCTGCTTGGGTGAGGACCACCACACAGGTAGTATCTGTGCCGGCTTGGCGAACAGCGTCTAAGTCCATTTGGGTCAAGACTTGGCCGGCTTTAACTTGGTCTCCAGCAGATACTTGAGAGGTAAAAGGTTTGCCATCCAAGTCAACGGTATTAAAACCTAGGTGGAGGAGGATCTCCAGGCCTTCATCACTTTCAATGCCAATGGCATGTTGAGTAGGGAAAACGGTCGTGACCGTCCCATTGACTGGGGCATAAACGGTGCCCTCATCGGGTTCAATCGCAAACCCGTCGCCCATCATCTTTTGACTAAATACGGGGTCAGAGACTGATTCTAAGGCCACCAACTGCCCATTAGCAATCGCTTCAAGTTCTACTGAGGTATTTTTTGCTTTTTTCTTTAAGAATCCAAACATTTTTTCTGCTCCTTTTTATGGCTAGTCAACCAGCATTTCATTTTAGGGATAGTTTACCATGAACCTTAAAGGAATATCAGAATTTTCAATGAAATTTCAGAGCTTGGAGCTCAGAACTTAATCTAGGTCTTGGACAAAGGTCAAGTGCTTGTCATCCGACTCCTCAGCCAAGTAGCGGTAGCCCGCCTCAGAAAAAGCTTGGATCTGACTCAGATCAGTGACTTGGTGGTTAACCAGGTAATTCAAGAGAGCACCTCTTCCCTTCTTGGCAATCGTGGAATGCTGTTTGAATTTGCCGTCTTTGATCTGGTAAAAATCCACATCGATCCAGTCATAGCGGTCGGAATCCAGCAAGCTAGCAAATTCCTGGCTGGCTAGGCTAAGAATCCTTTCACCCGACGCAAAGGCTTGGTCAAAAGTCCCCTGCCAGAATTTTCTGAGGGATTGCCCCTCCACTTTCAGCGGCATGGACAGGTCCAGACGGTAGGGCTTAATGGGTTGGGTGGCAGGGATGGGCCCATAGAGCGCGGACAAAATCCGCACTTGCTGGTCTAGATAGGCTTGGATCGCTGGGTCTTGTAAATCCAAGTCCAGCTGCCGGTAGGCCAAGCCATGGTAGAGGCTAATGGCCGGGTAAGCCTTATCTTGGTCAAAATCTTCTATATAAGCTAAGTTAGTCTCTAGCAACTTGTCCTTCACCTTTAAAGTTTTTGCCACTTCTTCTGGGCTCAGGGACTTCAAGGTCTGGACTAGCGCTTGACTTTGAGGGCTAAGTTGCCAGTCTTTCTCAAGGGCTTGGTCGAGGGACATCTCCTTGGCCGGGGAAAAAATAATCTTCATAAATAGTCTCCTTTATACTGGGTCTCTTGGCTTTATTTTACCATAGGGGTAATCTTGCTCTTTAGTGTGACTGTCGCACTCTAACCAAACCTGCTCCAGTCACAGGACGAACGTCCGCTTCAAAAACTGGTAACGCTCAGCTTTACTGAGCTTATCCCAGTTTTCTCCAGCGATTTCGTCCTTTGGTGTGACTGTCGCACTCTAACCAAACCTGCTCCAAGCGCAGAGCAAGCGTCCTCTTCAGAAAATGGCGACAAATTCTCTGCAAGAATTTTTACGCCTTTTTCTTCCAGAGGTCTTGCTCTTTGGTGCACTTGTCGCACTCTAACCAAACCTGCTCCAGTCACAGGACGAACGTCCGCTTCAAAAACTGGTAACGCTCAGCTTTACTGAGCTTATCCCAGTTTTCTCCAGCGATTTCGTCCTTTGGTGTGACTGTCGCACTCTAACCAAACCTGCTCCAAGCGCAGAGCAAGCGTCCTCTTCAGAAAATGGCGACAAATTCTCTGCAAGAATTTTTACGCCTTTTTCTTCCAGAGGTCTTGCTCTTTGGTGCACTTGTCGCACTCTGACCAAACCTGCTCCGGGTGCAGATCGATCTCCACTTCACTAAAGTGCAAGAAATTCTTTTCAAGAATTTTTGCTCTTTAGCTCCAGTGCTATCGATCTTTAGCGCACCCGTCGCACTCTAACTTTTATAGTTTATAAAAATAACTTTTATTGGACAAAGAAGTCGAATTATATTATGGTTTTTTTATCAGTTTTTAGGGGAGTAGAGGAAAATGGAAAAAGAATTTGGTCCAGTTTTACGCTTTTTGAGAGGAATTGTTCGCCTATTTATACCCACATACCGGCTCGACCAAGAATCGATACCCGACTTGAGCCAGCCGACCGTCTTTGTCTCCCACCATGAAAACCTCAGAGGCCCGCTTAAAATTATTATCTGGACCACCATTTTTATGCGGATCTGGGTCCTGGCCAAGTTGACCGATCCTAAGGCCTGCTACCAACATTTTGTGGACTATACCTTTACCCAACGTTTCCATATTCCAAAACCCATCGCCAAGCTCTTGGCTTTTCCAGCGGCCTGGATCGTGGCCTTCTTCCTCAAGCAAGCTCGGGTCATTCCCGTCTATCGGGGGAGTCGCCAACTTAAGAAGACCTTCACTACTAGCCTCCAAGCCCTAGAAGAGCGCGTCCCCGTCACCATCTTCCCTGATGTGGACTATCAAAGTAAGGACCAACCTGTGGGGAAAATCTATGAAGGCTTCCTCCACTTGGAGAAACTCTACTACCGCAAATACCACCATCATATCCAATTTGTCCCCCTTTACGCCAATCGAAAGACCCATAAAATCTATTGCGGACAGGCAGTCACCTTCCAAGGTCCAAAAGAAGATTTCCGCCAAGAACGTGACCAGGTCGCCCAAAAACTCCAAGACCAACTCAACCAACTCCTCGATAAAGACTAAAACAATCTGAAAAAGTTAACCCTGACCGCCACTTTCCTAGTTAAAGTGGCAGTCAGGGCTTTTTTATTCTCTGTTATTTTTTACATCGATAAGTCCACAAGTTGAATTTCCAGCTTTTTCTGACTATTACCCTTATAATAAAAATATCAGGTGGTCAAAATCTGGCCACCAAGAATAAAACATGAGGAGGAAGAACTATGTCAATGCGTGATCAATTAATTGGTACCTGGCGTTTACTTTCATACGAAACCGAAAAAGACGGCGAAAAGGTTTATCCTTTCGGCAAGGACGCTAAGGGCTTCATTATGTACAACCCTGATGGCTACATGTCCGCTCAATTATCCAAAGTCGGCCGGACTCCATACGAATCAGGCGATATCCACACGGGGACTACCGAAGAAATGGCAGAAGCCGCCCACGGCTATATGGCCTATTCCGGTCGTTTTGAAGTCGACGAAGAAAAAGGGGAAGTTACCCACCACATGGACGTCTCCATGAACCCGACTTGGGAAGGCCAAGCTCAACCTCGTGTTGGCCAAATTGACGGCAAGATCCTATCGATCTATAACGGACTCCACCCAGAAGACCAACTCAAATGGGAACGAGTAGAACCTCATAAATAAGACTGATGCGAGCTGACGACAAAAAGTGAAACGCTGGAAGAAATATGCGGTAAGCCTTGAAAAGGATTGCCAAATATTTCTGAAGCGGAGTTCACTTTTGTCAGCGAGCAGGTTTGAGAAGGATGTGAGGAAGGATCAGTGAGGGAGATTCCTTGGAAGAAAAGATGATAAGATCAGAAATAAGGATGTGAGAACGCCATCAAAGACTTGAATCACTGGAGGAAAATACCATAAGCGCAGCAAGGCTGTGCGTTGGTATTTTCTGAAGTGACTTCAAGGCTGGTGTTCGAACTCAACCTGCTTGGTCGTTCAACTTTTCTGAAAGGACATCCCCTCACCCTTCCGAACTCAACTAGAGAGTACAACAATCACATCTTTTATCGTAGAAATAATTGTTAACAAATATTAATAAGGAGGACTCATTTATGGCAAATACCAATCGCGTTGTTGTTGTCACTGGTGGCGGGTCAGGAATTGGCCTAGCTATCGCTAAAAGCTTTGCAGAGAACGGTGACAAGGTCGCTATTCTCGGTCGGACCAAGGAAAAATTAGACAAGGCTGCTGAAGGACATGAAAATCTTTATGGCTTCCCTTGTGACATCCAAGTTGAAGACGAAGTCAAAGCAACCACCGAAGCTATCGCCAAAGAACTCGGTGACATTGATGTCTTAGTCAATAATGCCGGTTTACAAAGAATTCATTCCGTGGAAGACTTCCCACTTTCTGACTGGGACCAAGTGATCGGTACCATCTTAACCGGTACCTTCCTCATGACCAAGTACTCCCTCCCCTACATGACTAAAAATGAATGGGGTCGGGTCATTACGATTTCTTCTGGTCATGGTCGTCGTCCAGATAAATACAAGTCAGCTTATGTGGCGGCTAAACACGGTCAAATCGGTTTCACCAATACCGTAGCTATGGAATATGCCCAAGCTGGCGTGACCGCTAACTCCATCCTACCAGGTGCTACCAATACTGACTTAATCCAAAATCAATTAGGTGACCTGGCTGAAAAAGATGGCACTTCCAAACAAGAAGCGCTAGAAACCCATATCTTAGGGGCTCAATGGATGAAAGAACTCATTGAACCAGAAGAAATTGGTGCACTAGCGGTCTTCTTAGCTTCTGACGGTGCCGCTAAGATTACCGGCGAAGCAATCGGAATCACCGGTGGCGAATAGAATAAAACTGCTGATAAACCAGCAAAAAAGCCGACGTTCACGAAGAGCGTCGGCTTTTCTATTTCCCAATAGGTCAGCTACATCAGTTGGTGACAATTTATGCTATCCTTTATAAGGTGGCAACTGCCCTAGAATGGGGGTGTTTATCATGATTAAGGAAATCTGTACTCTCATCGTTGCCCCACTTTTAGTGGGAATAGTTATTGAACTATTCAAACGATACCTTGATCGGACGGACAACGATGATTAGTTGCCACAAGGACACACGCTCAGGCCCGCATGAGTGAAAAAAAGAGCCAGGAAGTCGCACCTTCCTGGCTCTTGTGTTTACCACGGCGGATATCTGTACTCTTCCGCATTTATATTATAACATGAGTCCACACTTCTGTCAGTTTAATGGCTGAAGATCTTAGACAATAAATTTCCCTAAAGGATGGCTATTTCTTCATATAAGCTTTAATCCCAAAATGAACAAGCGCAAAGACAAAGTAGGCGATTGTTGCTCCAAAGTTATAGAAATCAATGTCCAAAAATAGATTGAGTAGTAAGGTTAGCAGGAATACTCCACCCATAACGGTTAGTGTCTCATTAAGTGCTTTATTCATAAAAATCCTTCTTTCCGATAATGATGTCACTGATCACTTTCGAGTATAGGTAATTTCTGATTAAGAACTCTTTCCATTTTCAGCCTAACAAGTATTTAAATAGCATACAAACAATTAGCTCATATAAATAACAAAAAAACAATTTAATTAAAAGATTATTAAGGTATGTAAAAAACAGCCATCCCACGCCCATGGGATGGCTGTTATGCTTTTTAAAGCGGGAAATTTCGCCCTTCCGCACTTTTATGATGCCATAAATTAACCTGTTTTCAAACTATTTTTCTTCCCAGTGGTCGATGAAGTCATAGAGTTCACTTTCCCGTTGGTAGATGATTAAGGACACCACCATAACTAAGCCCAGGAGAATGAAGCCAAGAGCCAGGAGGATGGGCAGGTAGGCAGAAAGGCGGGGTTGCCCGATGAGGAGAATGCCCATGGCAAAAGTCGCTAGCGACAGCACAATCCCGCTCACCGGAATATCCCAGTGATCAGTATGGATGCGGTAAAATTGCCAAACCCGGATCAGACTTAGGCCAATCATCCACACCCCCACTTGAATAGGCAGGAAGCGGCCGCCAAAATAAATGCCCGCTCCTGAGAGAATAAAGGCTAAAAGTGCCGCCAACAAGTAAGTCCCCCGTAAGCGCGACCCAGGCTGGGTCCAAAAGTAACGCAGGTCCCAGAGTCCCGAAATAAAGATAATTAAGAGGAAAAAACCTGCTA
This genomic stretch from Aerococcus mictus harbors:
- the yaaA gene encoding peroxide stress protein YaaA, which codes for MKIIFSPAKEMSLDQALEKDWQLSPQSQALVQTLKSLSPEEVAKTLKVKDKLLETNLAYIEDFDQDKAYPAISLYHGLAYRQLDLDLQDPAIQAYLDQQVRILSALYGPIPATQPIKPYRLDLSMPLKVEGQSLRKFWQGTFDQAFASGERILSLASQEFASLLDSDRYDWIDVDFYQIKDGKFKQHSTIAKKGRGALLNYLVNHQVTDLSQIQAFSEAGYRYLAEESDDKHLTFVQDLD
- a CDS encoding lysophospholipid acyltransferase family protein; translation: MEKEFGPVLRFLRGIVRLFIPTYRLDQESIPDLSQPTVFVSHHENLRGPLKIIIWTTIFMRIWVLAKLTDPKACYQHFVDYTFTQRFHIPKPIAKLLAFPAAWIVAFFLKQARVIPVYRGSRQLKKTFTTSLQALEERVPVTIFPDVDYQSKDQPVGKIYEGFLHLEKLYYRKYHHHIQFVPLYANRKTHKIYCGQAVTFQGPKEDFRQERDQVAQKLQDQLNQLLDKD
- a CDS encoding SDR family NAD(P)-dependent oxidoreductase; this translates as MANTNRVVVVTGGGSGIGLAIAKSFAENGDKVAILGRTKEKLDKAAEGHENLYGFPCDIQVEDEVKATTEAIAKELGDIDVLVNNAGLQRIHSVEDFPLSDWDQVIGTILTGTFLMTKYSLPYMTKNEWGRVITISSGHGRRPDKYKSAYVAAKHGQIGFTNTVAMEYAQAGVTANSILPGATNTDLIQNQLGDLAEKDGTSKQEALETHILGAQWMKELIEPEEIGALAVFLASDGAAKITGEAIGITGGE
- a CDS encoding type I toxin-antitoxin system Fst family toxin, with translation MIKEICTLIVAPLLVGIVIELFKRYLDRTDNDD
- a CDS encoding PTS sugar transporter subunit IIA, whose product is MFGFLKKKAKNTSVELEAIANGQLVALESVSDPVFSQKMMGDGFAIEPDEGTVYAPVNGTVTTVFPTQHAIGIESDEGLEILLHLGFNTVDLDGKPFTSQVSAGDQVKAGQVLTQMDLDAVRQAGTDTTCVVVLTQADQVESLEVEEPKAVKAGDKVAQVTLKD
- a CDS encoding lipocalin-like domain-containing protein; its protein translation is MSMRDQLIGTWRLLSYETEKDGEKVYPFGKDAKGFIMYNPDGYMSAQLSKVGRTPYESGDIHTGTTEEMAEAAHGYMAYSGRFEVDEEKGEVTHHMDVSMNPTWEGQAQPRVGQIDGKILSIYNGLHPEDQLKWERVEPHK
- the gltX gene encoding glutamate--tRNA ligase, translated to MSDKIRVRYAPSPTGYLHIGNARTALFNYLFARHEGGDFIIRIEDTDKKRNVADGEKSQIDNLKWLGLDWDESPENPGQYGPYRQSERYDIYQKYIDQLIEQGDAYYAFDTEEELEAARQAQKAAGIMPHYEGTWRDRSDEDIQAARDEGRPETVRFRIPEGETYTFDDMVKGEVSIHSEDIGGDFIIWKKDKSPTYNFAVVVDDHLMEITHVLRGDDHLSNTPKQIMIYQALGWEAPVFGHMSLITSAETGKKLSKRDGSIIQFIEQYRDLGYLPEAIFNFIALLGWSPKGEEEIFSKEEFIEIFDPNRLSKSPAAFDNKKLEWINNRYMKAADEETVARLAIPHLQAAGRVSENPSEEELAWTKKLVSLYKDEMSYAKQIVDLSDMFFHDSLEVDERGKEILSADTAYEVVNDFNNKLDAIEPFDEEHIMAAIKQVQKDTGIKGKNLYMPLRVATSGKEHGPSIGLTIEVMGKEKTKHHLEEALSKMEKAE